CACTTCTATTCTTATGTCCAGAGGTGGAGACCCTGGTGAAGCATCCGTTTCTCTCTGCCATATCAATACGCCTCCCGAAGATTTGAAACGGATCTGTCCCCAGGGAGATATCCTGATTGTAGCCGTTGGAAAACCGGGACTGATCACTGGCGATATGGTAAAAGAAGGCGCAGTGGTCATTGATGTCGGTATCACACGGGTAGAAGACCCAACCACCAAATCGGGCTATCGCCTCAAAGGAGATGTGGATTTTGAAGCCGTATCAAAAAAAGCGAGTTATATCACACCTGTACCCGGTGGGGTAGGGCCAATGACCATTTCGATGCTGCTGCGCAATACACTGGATGCATTTAACAGCAGATATAAGGAAGTCGAAAAAATCGTTCAGGAATAAAACCGTAAATCTCCGGTCAATGAAAAACCTCAGAATGAAACCAACTGAAACCCTTTTGAAGCGTGGCGTAAGCGATCCTCTGCCCGTAATGGAGCAGTTTTATACGCTTCAGGGAGAAGGTGCATGGACGGGTACGGCTGCTTATTTTATTCGTCTGGCAGGTTGCGATGTGGGTTGCCACTGGTGTGATGTCAAGGAGTCCTGGGCGCCGGCGGAAGATCAGTATCTTCCGGTAGCAGAGATTACAGCCCGTGCACTGGCCTGCGGAGCAGAGCGCGTGGTCATTACGGGAGGTGAACCTACAATCTACGACCTGACGCTCCTCACCGAAAGTCTCCACGACGCAGGGCTGAAGATTCACATGGAGACTTCAGGGGCACATACGCTTAAAGGCAATATCGACTGGATTTGTTTTTCCCCTAAAAAATTTCTTCCCCCACAGGACGAATTTTACCAGATTTCACACGAACTGAAGGTTATTGTTTACAATGAACATGATCTGGCGTGGGCAGAACAGCATGCGGCCCGTTGTGCGCCATCTGTAAAACTTTTTCTTCAGCCAGAATGGAGTCGCCGGGATAATATTACCCCCAAAATCATCGAATACGCAATGGCAAATCCTCATTGGAGGGTAAGTTTGCAAACGCACAAGTATGTAGGGATTCGGTAAGTCTATATTTCCCCTTCCTGCAATTCATCCTCCAGGGCAAAACATTTGTCTATAACTTTTGTAATATCCATCAGTCTGTCCTGGCGCGCCGCTTCATTTCCTGCACCCAATAAGGTGAAAAGTGGTTCTGCCGGCGCATAATAATACAGACCTTTGTGGAGGATAATATTGTCTGGAAAATAAGGATTCATGTAATGAAAGGCAGTCTTGCGAAGCCCGCTGGCTTCATCCGTCCCATTGTCTGTGAATGAAATAAAACGATAAGTTGCCCCCTCCGGCTCCAAAGATTGGGAAAACTCGTTTTTTTCTACTCCCGTAAGCAGAATAAAAAACTGGTAATAGTACATAAAATCAAAACTGCCTCCCAGCAGGATTTTATTTTTTTTATTTACCAGGATTTCAAAATCCAGTTCGAAGTTTCCGCATATATAGTTTATGCGCGATATTTTCTCAGCATGGTTCATTATTCTGCTTATTTACCGGAAATAGGTGATATCCAGTTTTTCTTTTGTGTTTTTGGCTGGCAAATCCATAGGCATTGTGTATAGCTCCGGGTTTTGGGTTATGATTCGTGCATTGCGATAAGCGATTTCCAGCTTTTCCTGTTCCTTATCGTGCATAAGATAGTGGATTTTAAAAGCGATATAACCTTCGCAGTATTTGTCATCGGTCAAATGAGCGGTCGGTATATCATTGAGCCAGACTTTGATATCTTCGCCGATGGCTTCAATACGGAGGTGGTTCCACGTACCACCTGCTTTCTCTGCCTGTTGTGCCCGTTCATCGCCTTCGAGCGGATAAAGCCAGTTTAACCCATTGCCATAATCGAGAAATACGCCGCCTGTCCATCGTCGGGTAGGGGAAGGGTCTATTTTGACCATATATCCAAACAAAGCCGAAAATGCCGTATCGGGTGTGTTTTCGCTGCGAAATAAGATGCCTGAATCAATGCTGCTGTCCCGCTTAAAATCTACTTCAAATATGAAGTCTTTGTATTTCTCATTCGTCCGGACAAACGAATGCCGGGAAGTATAAACCGTCATATTCAGCACCATACTGCTGTCGGTTACTGAAACTTTTGCCGGTCGCTCAACTACAGCCCATCCTTTCAGATCACATCCGTCAAAAAGGGCTTCCCACTGTGGTTTGGCCAGCGATAAACCCGTAATGTCTCCGGGGGCATGATCATCAGCAGGCGGCGTTTCCGGTGTTGCTGTTCTTAGCAGATAAATAAGCCCTGTAAAAGTTACCAGAATTCCGGCCAGGTACAGGAGCGTTTCATTTGTGTCGCGATTTGAACCCATAGGATGGAAAGTTGCTGTTCATCTGTATGGGGGTATAATATAGCTTAACTTTTCTTAGGGGTATAAAAAAGAACGTTTATTCCGCAGGAAAATGGGATACTCTTCTCCAGAGCAAGGCTGGTTTTTCCCGTAAATATCTTCATCCCTGCACCTATTGCAGTGGGGTTGAAAAACAAATGATATTCATCGATAAGGTTTGCTTCGACGAGTGAAGAAACAAATGTTCCACCTCCATAGACAATGATATCTTTTCCCTCCTGGTTTTTCAGGCGGTTGACTTCTCCTGCGAGTTCGCCTTTTGCGATGACAGTATTTGCCCATTTGGATTCTTCCAGGGTCTTGGTAAAAACTACTTTCGGGGTTTCCACCATTTTCTTTGCAAAAGGTGCCATTTCCGGGTTAGTGAGATGAGATTCCCAGGTGGGAATAAAACCCTCCGCAAGGTTTCTTCCCAGTAAAATGCAATCAACGGGTTCAGTAATGCTCTGAACATACTGATTAATATCTTCTGTCCAGTTCCACTCCAGCCAGTCCATTTCACTATTTGGTCCGGCGATGTACCCGTCAAGGGATATTTGTACCTGCAATTTTAACTTTCTCATTTTGCGATTTACTAAGCGGGTAAGTGTATTTTGTGATAGGAAAGGTAGGAGGTTACTAATATGGCAAGAATAATCAATGGGAAGAAGGTCTGAAAATCGAGCCCGTCAACTACTCCGTGTGAAACGGCCGCAGAGATAAAGGTAATCCCAAACCCCACATACGCCCATTCTTTGAACCTCCCTTTTACCGCCGGAAGAATCAGTGCCAATGCGCCGAGTACCTTAAATACAGTAAGCATTACCCTGAAATAATCGGGGTAACCCAGGTGTCTGATTCCTTCTACGGCAATAGGTGTGTGGGAGGTCAATGCCGGCAATAGACCTTCAAATAAAACGATGATTGTGGTACAAACCCAGTAAATGATTTTAGTCGTTTTCATATTATTGAAAGGTTAGCAGTTTTGTTATAATTTAATAGCCAGTGTATGCCATACTTGTCTGTCAGGCCGCCAAATATTGCTCCCCAAAAGGTGTCCTCTAAAGGATGAGTAGCGATTCCGCCTGTAGAAAGTTGTTGATAGAGAACTTTTATTTCTTCTTCAGAGCTGCAATTAAGGGAGAGTGAAACAGAATTTCCTTTGTGCAGCCCTTTTTCGCCTACCATATCTGATCCTAAAAGTGCCATTCTTCCGTGTTTAAGGCTGGCATGCAGTATACAAACTTTCATTGTTTCCGGCATTTTATCAGCGAGTGGCGAGTCTCCAATCGTTTGAAAACTGAGTTCACCACCGAGACATTTCTGATAAAAAGTCATAGCCTCACGGCAGTTGCCGTTGAAGGTAAGATAGGCATCGATATGCGTCATCTCATTATCATTAAGCCTGCAGGAGTTTTTGGATATCAAATTTTTTCATTTGGAGAAATGCCTGGGTAACCCTTCCTGCTTTTGCCGGGTCGCTCAACAGTTTTGAAAGTATAGTTGGAATAATCTGCCATGACACGCCAAATTTATCCTTGAGCCATCCACATTGGGATTCGGATCCTCCTTCGGTAAGATTATCCCAGTAATGGTCTATCTCCTCCTGTGTTTCGCACATAACCTGGAAGGATATGGCTTCATTAAATTTGAATAAAGGGCCTCCGTTTAATCCGGTAAATGGTTGTCCATTTAAATGGAAACTCACGGTCATCGCCGTACCTTCGGCTTTTCCGTGAATTTCAAATCCTTCTTTTCCGTAGCGGCTGACATGGTCGATCCGCGAATTCGGGAAAAGCGAAGTGTAAAATTTTGCGGCTTCTTCTGCCTGATCGTCAAACCAGAGACAGGGAGTAATAGGATAAATCGTCATTGTTGTAAGGGTTACGTCTGATCTTTTTCTTTTACAAAGATGCAGACTGTTATTAAGATGCCAACTGTGTGAAAACGACATTTCAAGGGGTTGATTGCGACAACCGCTAATCCTATATTTGGTATATGAAAAGCGTATCCATTTTAGTTCCTGAAACTGCGGTAATTGAAGCGATTGCTGACCCGCACTATATGTTTGCCGCTGTAAATCAGTTTCTTCTGTCTGCCGGTAAAGCGCCTTTGTTTCATGTGCAACTGGTCGGTGAAAAAAAGGAGGTAAAACTGAATGGCAGTTTGTTTTCTGTCCATATGGATAAGCTTCTGCACGAGGTGGAGGAAACCGATCTGATATTTATTCCTGCGATCAGCGGGGACATTCCTACTGCCCTGAAGCTCAATGAGAAGCTTTTGCCCTGGATTGTCGCTCAGCACAACCGGGGCGCAGAAGTGGCTTCTTTATGTATCGGTGCATTTCTGCTGGCTTCTACGGGTTTGCTC
The DNA window shown above is from Bacteroidia bacterium and carries:
- a CDS encoding 7-carboxy-7-deazaguanine synthase QueE; its protein translation is MKNLRMKPTETLLKRGVSDPLPVMEQFYTLQGEGAWTGTAAYFIRLAGCDVGCHWCDVKESWAPAEDQYLPVAEITARALACGAERVVITGGEPTIYDLTLLTESLHDAGLKIHMETSGAHTLKGNIDWICFSPKKFLPPQDEFYQISHELKVIVYNEHDLAWAEQHAARCAPSVKLFLQPEWSRRDNITPKIIEYAMANPHWRVSLQTHKYVGIR
- a CDS encoding DUF1080 domain-containing protein is translated as MGSNRDTNETLLYLAGILVTFTGLIYLLRTATPETPPADDHAPGDITGLSLAKPQWEALFDGCDLKGWAVVERPAKVSVTDSSMVLNMTVYTSRHSFVRTNEKYKDFIFEVDFKRDSSIDSGILFRSENTPDTAFSALFGYMVKIDPSPTRRWTGGVFLDYGNGLNWLYPLEGDERAQQAEKAGGTWNHLRIEAIGEDIKVWLNDIPTAHLTDDKYCEGYIAFKIHYLMHDKEQEKLEIAYRNARIITQNPELYTMPMDLPAKNTKEKLDITYFR
- a CDS encoding dihydrofolate reductase family protein, giving the protein MRKLKLQVQISLDGYIAGPNSEMDWLEWNWTEDINQYVQSITEPVDCILLGRNLAEGFIPTWESHLTNPEMAPFAKKMVETPKVVFTKTLEESKWANTVIAKGELAGEVNRLKNQEGKDIIVYGGGTFVSSLVEANLIDEYHLFFNPTAIGAGMKIFTGKTSLALEKSIPFSCGINVLFYTPKKS
- a CDS encoding DoxX family protein translates to MKTTKIIYWVCTTIIVLFEGLLPALTSHTPIAVEGIRHLGYPDYFRVMLTVFKVLGALALILPAVKGRFKEWAYVGFGITFISAAVSHGVVDGLDFQTFFPLIILAILVTSYLSYHKIHLPA
- a CDS encoding VOC family protein codes for the protein MTHIDAYLTFNGNCREAMTFYQKCLGGELSFQTIGDSPLADKMPETMKVCILHASLKHGRMALLGSDMVGEKGLHKGNSVSLSLNCSSEEEIKVLYQQLSTGGIATHPLEDTFWGAIFGGLTDKYGIHWLLNYNKTANLSII
- a CDS encoding VOC family protein codes for the protein MTIYPITPCLWFDDQAEEAAKFYTSLFPNSRIDHVSRYGKEGFEIHGKAEGTAMTVSFHLNGQPFTGLNGGPLFKFNEAISFQVMCETQEEIDHYWDNLTEGGSESQCGWLKDKFGVSWQIIPTILSKLLSDPAKAGRVTQAFLQMKKFDIQKLLQA